GCTGTTACTGGCGTACCAACCGGGGCGGCAATGTTCACTCCCGGGTGCAGGCGGTAATCGTTATAAACCGGAGAATAGCCGAAACCATAACCCCTGCCGGGGGTTCCCCGTACAGGCGCTACCATCAGAGATACATCCACCTGGGCCGCCACTTCGTCAGCCGCCTGGCCGATGGCCGGAATTTCTTCACCAACGCCTGCCGGCGGCGAAGCCGGGATGTTGGGCTTGCCGGCTACAAGGTCCGGCTGGTTTGCCGGATATTCGGCTGCCGCACCGCCGTTCTGACCGGGCTCCTCTGTGCTGATAGTGACCCTGGGGGTTTCCGGCAATGGACGGCGGCTATAGTACCAGCCGACAGTAACCCAGATCAGTGCTCCGATGGCCAGGAGGGCGCCAATCCGGGCCTTGTTTTTGGCAGCCATGCGGTACAAAAGGCCGCCGGACCGCTTTACGGCTGAGCCTGCCTGGACCATCCCGCGACCGATGGCCATGCCGGTTTTTTGCATCATTGCCATGGGCTTTTTGGCTGCTTTGGACAGCATTATTTTTGCCGTCGTTTTTTTCAGTCTTTCCAACAATAGAATAATAAAGGCTGAAGGTTGTTTAATCAAAGAACATCACCTCAGCCATATTCTGTCCTGTATTTTCTTTCCTTAAACAATTCGCCCGGGAAATTGGTCTGCTTTTTCAACGCTGCTGCCCGTAACGGCTGAATTCTGCTCCGGTATAGTAGTGGGTAAGAATCTCCCGGAAGGTTTTCCCCGCCTGGGCCATCCCGTTGGCCCCGTACTGGCTCATGCCCACCCCATGGCCATGGCCTCGCACTGTGAAGACGAGGCGGTCGCCCTTGATTTCCCAGTTGAATTTGGTTGACCGGAGGCCGAGCATCCGCCTGAGCTCGGTACCGGTAAACTTCTTGCCGGTAATTATAACTTCCCTGGCCCGTCCGGTGGAGCTCCTGGCAGTTACCCGCAGGGCCTCCCTTGGGGAGGAGGCGAGCCTGGCCGCAGGCTGGGCAGCCAGGGAGGTCCCTAACAGCCGGTCGGCCTCATGGAGGCTGAAAGAAACAACTGTCTCCGCCCTGGGGGCCTGCAGGTCCCAGGGAGAGTTAACGCTGCGCAGGTAAGGCAGGCCATGCTGCCATACTTCTTCGGAATTCTCGGTTCTGCCGCCGGCATTGGCATGGAACACCGGCTCTATCAGCCTGCCCTGGTGGGTTAAGACCAGGTTAGCTGTTTTGGCTACAGCCTGCTCGATGTGCTCTCTGTGCCTGACGTAATCCCAGAGGCCCCAGCGCCGCTTCATCTCATCTCTGGACATCCAGGCCTGGCAGTGGGTGGGATCGGTACACACATCTGCCGCAGGATGACGGGGGTTAGTTACGTCGGCGCGCTGCATGATTCTCCTCAAGGCATAGGTCCGGGAGGCCACTGCCTGGGCCTTCAATGCTTCGAGATGGAATTTTGCCGGCATTTCTCCCGCCACCACGCCGACCAGGTATTCCTCCAGGGGCATCACCTTGATCTGGCCGGTTTGGTGAAAATAAACCCGGATGGCCGCTTCTCCGGTTTCTACCCGCACCCGGCTTTCCGGCCCGGAAAAAAGCCAGATAACGGCGGCCGGAATCAGGATGACAGCCACAAAAAAGATAC
This is a stretch of genomic DNA from Syntrophomonadaceae bacterium. It encodes these proteins:
- the spoIID gene encoding stage II sporulation protein D — protein: MRRTLLVLLGIFFVAVILIPAAVIWLFSGPESRVRVETGEAAIRVYFHQTGQIKVMPLEEYLVGVVAGEMPAKFHLEALKAQAVASRTYALRRIMQRADVTNPRHPAADVCTDPTHCQAWMSRDEMKRRWGLWDYVRHREHIEQAVAKTANLVLTHQGRLIEPVFHANAGGRTENSEEVWQHGLPYLRSVNSPWDLQAPRAETVVSFSLHEADRLLGTSLAAQPAARLASSPREALRVTARSSTGRAREVIITGKKFTGTELRRMLGLRSTKFNWEIKGDRLVFTVRGHGHGVGMSQYGANGMAQAGKTFREILTHYYTGAEFSRYGQQR
- a CDS encoding M23 family metallopeptidase, with amino-acid sequence MIKQPSAFIILLLERLKKTTAKIMLSKAAKKPMAMMQKTGMAIGRGMVQAGSAVKRSGGLLYRMAAKNKARIGALLAIGALIWVTVGWYYSRRPLPETPRVTISTEEPGQNGGAAAEYPANQPDLVAGKPNIPASPPAGVGEEIPAIGQAADEVAAQVDVSLMVAPVRGTPGRGYGFGYSPVYNDYRLHPGVNIAAPVGTPVTAALPGKVEAVVFNEFHRYRVAVNHGGGWQTVYLNLDRVKVSKGQEVAAGTVLASVGEPGKAAEAEGSHLHFQLRKDNKAVDPAPYLGMQFQTAPR